The following is a genomic window from Bacteroidales bacterium.
TGTTACACTTTTATAATTTTAAATCTAAATTAATCATTATTTATATTTATCCATCAAAGTTAAAACTCTTTTTTACAAATTATTAAACTATGATTGGAGTTTTACTTTCATTGGCTGAATTAAATAATTTCCAATTAATTGATTTTGATTGCTATGAAATTAATTTCTTATGATGCTTACATAACTTTACATTCAATGTCGTTTAGTTAAGTTACAAGTCCGATAGGACTTGAATTTGAATAGCCCCCAATGAAATTGGGGGAATTGATAAAGGATAACAATCCAACCCTGAGAAGGGTTGAATGCGACACTTTGTTTAAATATTCAACCCTTTTCAGGGTTGGTAAACAAGAGACTTACCACCTCCGGTGCTACCGGAGGCTATTCATATTCAAGCCCTTCGGGCTTAACTAAACAACATTGATTTTGCTTTCAATATCACAAATCAGAAAGACATTTCTTACAACCCCCAATTATTTAACATGCCAATCGCCCCATGAATTCTGAATTACAGGGCTATTATAAGTTTGTGATTGTTGTTCCTTTTCGTTCACCAAAATCGATTTCACACTTACCTGCTCCTTTAGATAATCCGAAAGCTCTTTATAGGTGATATTCCCTTGGCTTTCCTTTAACTTCTTTAGTAAAAAATAGGTAAACAATCCATGTTTTTTATCCTGGTAAGGTAAAGCAGATTGATCTTCGCTTGTTGCAGTATAAACCACAATATTCCCGGTTAGCATATTATCTTTTGGTTTCACCTTAACGCCACGGGCAGTTAGTAAACCCTGATTTCTTGCACCGCCACTAAAACAGGCATCGAGAAAAACGGTCACCCTTTGATTAGGGAATTCTGTAAGCTCTTTATATATCTCGGATAGCTTAAACGCATACTTTAAATCCTTTGCCGAAACATCTACGGGTATAATATATGGTTCTTTTGTTATTTCATCGGGAAATCCATGACCAGCATAGTAAAAAATCAGCTCCGCTTTCCCTTGGGTGTTCTTGGATAACAGATTAATCTTGCTGATTGCTCTATCCATCTCAATAGATCTTGCATTAATCATGAAGATGATATTGTCTTCGGGGACTCCAAAAACATTAACCGCATACTCCTTGAATATTCTGGCATCACGCTCGGCAAATTCAACGTTTACCTCGCTGTTCAAATCACGCTGGAACGATGAGTAATCCTCGTTTCCAATGATTAATGCAAACCGATACGGATATTTAGTTGGATTATTGGGAATATTAATATCAACATCAACTTGTGTATCGGATACTACTTTTGGACTTATTGCTTCTGTTGATACTTTTTGAGCTTGCTGATTATCCGATGCTAAAGTCTTATCTAAATTGATTTTAATATTATTTCTATCGAGTAGTAATTTGAATTCAGGATCATTCTTTATTAACCTAAAATCATTTAGATTTCTCTCAAATGCTTGTGCATCATTAAGACCTTTGCTAAATGCGCGATTTAGACTTTTATATGCATCACTTCTTTTTCCATTTAAGGCAAATATTCTTGCTTTCTGATAGTATGAAAAATAGCTAAGAGAATCCAATTCAATAGATTTATTAATTGAATTATATGCCTCATCAAATTTATTCATATATGCAAGGCACATAGCAGTATTACCATAATACAATGATATTTCGGGGGCCAAATCTGATGCTTTTTTATACTGGATATATGCTTGCTGATAATTTTTTAATCTTACATAGCAAACACCCAAATCATTATAAATTTTATGCGCATTGGGCTCTAAATCAATTATCTTTAATAAATCATTAATGGCCTCGTTATATTTCTCTTCTCTGGTCAATAAGCTGGCTCTCCACTTCAATGAGTTTAATCGATTTGGATCTAAACTAATTACTCTTGAAAAATCTTCATTTGCCTCCTTAAACATATTTTGATTATAATAACATATCCCACGTCCTTCGCAGGAATATATTATGTTATTATTAGAATTATTTAGATTTATTGATTGAGTAAAATCGTAAACTCCACCGTAGTAATCCTTCATTTCGAGTTTAATCCATCCCCGCCAGTTATAAGGATTGTATTCGGTAGATAGGAATTGTAGAAAAGAAGCATCACTATTCATTTTGGATATTACCGTGTTAAAATCGGCTAGTGCTTCATTATTCATTTTTGCCTTCCGATAGGATTTTCCTCTTTCGAAATAGTACTTAATTCCATTGGTACGTTTTATCAACGCTGAGTATGTTTCAATAGCTTTTGGATAGTCGCCGCTATCAAATGCTTTCTTTCCTACCTGTTCTAAACCTTCTCCGCGTTCGCGTTGTCCAAACAATATCACGGGTGATATTAAGCAGAGAAGTAAAAACAAAGTCGTAATTTTGGTTTTCATGGTTACTTGTTTTGAGTTAAATAACCTTATCGTATTTATGAAAGATGCTTTTAAATCAAAATACAGAAGGAATGCATCATCCAAAATAAAAGAAGTCTATTTATTATAAATCAATTGCAATGTCAAAGTTACTAAAACTATTTGTTAGGAATCACGAGTATTGTAAAAACTGTTAAAGATAATATGCAAAGGGTTGAATGTATATTGACTTGATTCTCCATTTGGTAAAAAAATACTATCTTACGTTTTTAAATTTAAAATGACCTTTAAAAACTATTATTATGGAAAAAATCTTTAAAAAAAATCTGCTAAGAATTCTATCATTATCTATTCTGATACTACTTCTATTCTCTTGCAAGAAGGATAAGACAGATGATTTTGATAGTTTAGACCTCCTAAGTAAAATAAAAACCTTAGAAGGGGTAACCGTTACCGAAATTCCTCCACAAAATGGCTACCCAAGGGAGTTTCAGATTGATATTATTCAACCAATCGATCATAATAATCCTAATGGTGCAAAATTTACTCAACGAGCCTACCTCTCGCATGTAGATGAAACTAAACCTATGATTTTTGCTCCTAATGGGTATAGATCTACACCCTCATCGGGTCAAGAAATAGCTGGAATACTCCAAACCAATTGCTTAAATGTTACCCATAGATATTTCCTTGATTCACGACCCGATCCATTAGACTGGCAGTACCTAACCATTCAACAGGCAGCGGCAGATCATCATGCTATTGTTGCCCTATTCAAAAAAATTTACAAAGGAAAATGGATAAGCAGCGGAGCAAGTAAAAGTGGGTTAGCATCTCTGTTTCATCGTAGGTATTACCCCAATGATGTTGATGCAACCATCGCTTATGTTGCTCCCTTTACGTTCGGCATTAAGGATGAACGTTACCCAACATATCTTCGAAATATTGGCAGTAGCGGTTGTTTTGATAAGCTAAAGGCAATTCAGCAGTATGTACTGAAGCATCGTGCCGATTTTTTACCGTTAATCAATACTTATATTCAGTCGAGTAGTAGTACCTACACAATGGATAAAGAACTGCTTCTGGAGTTAGATATTATGGATTATCCTTTTATTTTTTGGCAGTATAATAATATTCCCTGCTCATCCATTCCCGATACTACAACTAGTACACCAACCCAAATTTTTAATCACTATAGCAGCCTTGTTCCTATCAGCAACTTTTCCGATAATACCATTGCATACTACGCACCCTATTCCTACCAAGCAATCACTGAGCTAGGAGCTCCTGCTTACGAAACAGGTTATCTGAGTGGTTTGCTTAAAAAGGTTGATCCAAATGCATCGGGAAATCCGAATTATGAACTATTGGCTCCAACGGGTATCTCGTACAATAATTTTAATAGCACTACAGTACCCGAGATTTATAGCTGGTTGCAAAATCATGGCGATAGGATTATATATATCTATGGAAAGAATGATCCTTGGTCTGCTGGGGCAATAGAGCTAACAGGAGCGGCTGATGCAGTTTTCATAATGCAAAACGGGGCAAACCATCTTGTTAAAATCACCCAGCTTGATAATCCAAGTTTGGTATATGATGCACTGGAAAGATGGTTGGGAATTCAAATAAATCTAACAAAAAGTCACAGAATATCTATAGATGATAAAGAAATGGAGGGGTTTAGATTGAATGGGAATTAAATTGTTTCAAACCGTCAGGTAAACCTGACTGTTTTTGGATCAATCAGTTATCAAGATTTCAAGCATTGATTATTTTTTCAATATCAAACTTTCTCATTTGCATAAAAGCATTGGTTACTCTACCTGCTCTAGCGGGATCGCTCATTAATTCGGGTAGTATGGTGGGAACAATTTGCCACGAAACCCCAAATTTATCCTTTAGCCAGCCACACTGACTTTCCTCTCCCCCGTCAGTAAGTTTATCCCAGTAATTGTCAATTTCCTCCTGTGTATCGCAGAATACTTGAAACGAAACCGCCTCTGTAAACTTAAAGATTGGTCCGCCATTCAATGCAGTAAATGGTTGTCCGTTGATTTGAAAGGCAACTGTTAACACAGTACCCTCTTTCATACCATGAGTCTCAAAACCTTCCTTTCCGTAACGGCTAATGTCTTCGATTTTGGAGTTCTTGAAAATAGAGGTATAAAAATTGGCTGCTTCTTCGGCTTGGATATCAAACCAAAGGCAAGGTGTAATTTGATTTTTCATTGTACAATAATTGTTAATGAGTCTCAGTATATTTTTTAAAGTTATCCAGTATTGCTTGCCAACCGCTTCGTTGTAGTTCAGTAGGATTTTCGGTTTCCGGTTCAAAAGTTTCAACAACCTCAGTTTTTCCACCCAAATCACCAAAAATAACCTTTACTTTTCTTCCATCGCCAAGGGTATAATCAATTTGACTATTTATCACCACTTTATCATAAATCCCCCATAAATCAAAACCTACACTACCATCCTTGGCCTCCATTCTATAGCTGAATTTACCGCCAACTCGTAAATCATTTTCAGCTTGCGGAGAGTGCCAATCATCAGAGGCATTATTCCATTTGATAATATCATCAGGAGTTGTCCAATTTTCCCAAACAATTTCAATGGGTGCGTTAACGATTGTCCACACCGTAATAACAGTTTTTTCAATCGATTCCATGGCTCCTATTATTTTTCCACACAGTTAAACATCCATTGTACACCAAATTTATCGGTGCAACTTCCATAATAAGCTCCCCAAAACATTACTTGTAGCTCCATGGTTATTTTACCACCAGCAGATAATGCATCAAAAAGTTTTTTGGTTTCTGCTTTAGTGTCGGGCTCAAGGCTGATGTAAACGTTATTCCCAAAATTCACATTAAAGCCCATAGATTCTGGAGCATCAGTACCCATAAGAACATGTCCACCAATTAGAGGCAGTTCTATGTGCATGATCAGATTTTTATCTTCATCGGCTAATGGAGGCATTCCCTCCGATACAGGAATATCACTAAAACGTGCAACTCCTCCACCGCTGAATTCCCCACCAAAGACAGATTTATAAAAGTTGAATGCTTCCTCTGTATTCCGAGGAAAGTTGAGATATGTATTTACCCTTGCCATATATTTCTGTTTTGTGATTAGAAATTAATAAACAAACAGATTATATTTTTGTTTGAATACTATTCTAATCCCCCAAGTAGGAATGTTTCAATGGTGTGATATGGAAGGAATTTGGATCTTCCAAGTTGTTATAAATATCTTTTAATAGCCGTGTTAAAACGGAAATATTTTCGTAACGTGTTACTAATTGCCCCACTCGTTATTAATAAATGGTAGTTTTTGCTTTTCCTCGCTTAATCTAGAATTAAACTGTCCATATTGATTCATTGCACTAATTTCACTTAAACATTGTGAATATTCTGATTGATAACTATGATCATCAAAATTCTTTATGAGTATATTATAGTAAACACCAGCTTCAATCCAGTTTCCCTCTTTCATGAAATTCTCAGCTAATTCTTTGGTTTTCTGCATTGAGCATCCAATAATATTTTCCTTTAAAATCTGATTATCTGGATGATACCCTAAAGCCTCCTTATACTTAGCAATTGCTGCATCCCAGTGCCTAGCTTTTGCCTCTTTTACTCCTTCGTTCCATGCTTTATAGAAATAGCATTCGCGAATATTATCTTTAAGTTCTTGCATACTTTTAGCATCAGTAAAAAATTTCATCGCCTCATTATAAAACAAAATAGCTTTATCATAATTTCCTTTATTTTGAGCATCAACACCTTTGTCCCATTCTTTTAATCCTTTAGCTAGTTTAATCCATGATTCATATGACTTAGTATCCTTAAGATAAGCTTGAGATTCCTTAAAATGCTTTATAGCCTTATCCCAATCCCTAATATTCCATGCACCAATTGCCTTATTATACTCACTTGTGTGCTTCTCCCTATATATTGAAGAAATTACATCGCTTGATGATGGAGCGGATTCGCGATATTCATTTGTTACAGTTTTAGTAGAAACACCTTGTTCATAACCTCCACCACCACCTGAAAGATTAGGTTTATTAATTGTAATGGTCATAGATCCATCGCCGCTGGTAAAACTAGTCTGAGACTTTACCTGTAGAAAGGTAATCGTCAAAAGACTTAATAGAATCAGTAGTTGCTTTTTCATCGGGGTTGAATTTTAATGTGGTTACTTATAAAACAATAATAAATGGGTTATCAAAGTCGATAAAACTATTTAAAATGACTAATAAATTTTAGATCCTATAAAAAAACTAATAGAGACTGCGTATGGTTCATTTAATGTAAAATCCTTTAAAGGAAAATTCTGCATTGCAAACTCTTTTGGCCTATAAACAAATCTTATAGACACTCCCGTAGTGTTTCGAAAGGGCGAGAAACAAAAACCTCCGTAGACAAGCGGGTTAACTATTCCTGGAGAGGATTTTTTTACTGGATCAAACGAATAATCCTCATTCTGTTTCCAGCCGTAAGCAGCAACATCTATCAAAAAACCTGCTGTGAATCTTATTGCAATTGATGTTCCAATTCGGATAGTAGGTATTATTGGGTAATAACGAATCCCTGCACTTGCTTCCAATAAGTATAACGATCCTTTTACAGCAGGCTGAATGTTAATGTTTTTCAGATCAATTTTAGTATAGTCTGCCTGACAGCAAAAGCCAAACGCTCGCCCACCAATATTGTAACCAGCTGAGAAGCTATAAGGAGAGGTATTATTTAGCTTGCCTCCAGCATATTGTATCTTCTGCTCATCGATAATGTTATAGCTTAATTCTCCAGACCAAATCCAATTTTGAGCGGATACATTGATAAAAAGGCAAGTTGTTAGGATAGTTAAGAAAAGTGCCTTCATAAATACTGTTTTGTTTAATCAATTTATTACACAAAATGCTAATTTAAATAAAAAGTGTTAAATCTCACTAATAATTATCCCTTGTTTTTATTTGTAATTGAATAAGAAAAATGGTCGTTTAGCCGCCCATTAAAACAAAAACAAAAGGCCGCCCCAACCTATGGGACAGCCTCTTTCGAAAATAATCACCTCTTCCTACTTGTTCTTAGTATTTGCTTCCAGTTTGCTAACCATCAATAATAATTAATACAGTAATGAATTACAGAAATTCTATTAGCTTTCAATTATATCAACTTAACGAAACATCAATTTATTTTGGTATTTATCTATTTATTGATTACTATATCAAATAAATTATGAGTAAAGATAATATAATACGGTATTAAAAATAAATTGTTCTATAAACATTAATAAAAATATATTATTATATATTTTATCTATATGATACTTATAAGTTTAATATTAATACACATATCAATATATATCTTATAAAATTGAGCAGATGATAAGGTGAAAAGTTTAAAAGGAAAAATGATTTTTTGATAAGAAGGGATGTGTATGTTTAGGTTCAATCGAATAAAACCTAAAATTGAAATCAAATATAATATTTGCTAAGTGTTTGAATTCTATTTATTAACTAATTCAAGTAGTTTGGTGGTAGTATTCCAATTCCGAATGGTCATGCTTTTATAAACAGGAAGTGATATTACTTTAGTTAAGTAGCTTTGCCCTGCCTTGCTTATAAGCCGAGAGAAATAAAGGACTCCATTTCCTGAGTATACATTATCAATGCCTTCTCTTGCTTTAATGCTTTTAAGTGCCTCATCGGGGGTAAGTGGCTCTTTTAAGAAAACAACATCGTATCTATACTCTTCGGGCAATGTACCAAAGCCGTTTGGTGCTTTTTTTACTGCATTTTCGAGTAGGTTGCTGTGAACAAGTACTATCATCGATTTGTAGCTAAAGGTGTCGGATAGTACTTTTTCTATCATTTTTGATAGTTTGATTTGATCGCTTTCGTCGGATTTAAACAAAACATTACCGCTTTGGATATAGGTAACAACATCGGTAAAGCCCATGGATTCGAAGCAGGCTTTTAAATCAGCCATTTTGATGATATTGTTTCCTCCAACGTTTATACCTCTTAGTAGTGCTAAGTAATGATTTTTTATCATGGTTTTTGCTCTTTAAATATTATCAAAACCACTAAACTACATGTTTGTTTCAACACAGATGCAAAAATCGCAAAATGCGATTAAACGGAAACATTTGTGATATTAACCGCAAGGTAATTATTCACCACGGAGACACGGAGATCACAGAGTTTTATTTCAATAGTTGTTTCACCAGTCACAGAAAAAATTGCCTTGAAACAACTTGGCAAATTGTTTAGTGGCATGCAACACCAATATTTTTTTTAATAATCATCTCTGTGGCTCTCTATGTTCTCTATGTCTCCGTGGTTTTTATTTTTATTTCACCTAATGCTGAGTAGTTACACCGCAAGTAGTATTAGTAAATAGTAACAGAACCTACAATATGGCAAGCGGTTATGGTACTTTAATCTCCTTTATGCTTTTTATTTTAAATTGAATGGGAATTGCACCATACTTTAGTATTGTTGATAGCGCTTTTGCTTGATCAACTGTCATATCACTGGAAATTGTGGATTTGCCGCCCGTTATTTCCGAGCTTACTCTTGGATAGAAGAGCACGTTGTTATCGATATTTATTGCTAACGCTCTTCCAATATTATTTTTTGTGATTTCGGCCCAAGTTTTACAGTATTCAGGTTTTAGCGTGAATTTTGTTTCCCCAATGTATGATTTCTTGATTGCTTGTGCGTCCAGAACCATTTCGGAGGTAATTGGTTGGTAGCGTCGTGGGGTTTTTAGTGCAATAAGCGGGAATAGTCCGCTACTATTAATTCGTGCCCATTTAAAATCAAAATCCATTGGAAGCAATACTTTAATAGCATTAAACCTTAAGATGGAGCTTACCAATGCAGTATCCTTGGAGTATCCTATTTCAGGGCCATTGATTAGGTTTCCGTCCGATGAAATGGCTGGGTATAATACTCGGAATAGCGGAAGGTTTGTTAGCTTATTCGTGGAATCGATTGGAAGTTGAAATTGGAAGTTGAAGTTATTGAACAAACTCTCATTTATGGCTTGTAAGCTTTTATAAATTTCGTTGTTTTCATAGGTTTCTACGATGCTTAATTTCCCTGGTATAAGTAAACTTTCTTTGTATAATAATGAATCCTTTGCTAGCGGTAATTTAACCTGAATTGTATTCTTCCCCTCAATTAATTCTACAGTTGGGCTATTAGGGCAAAGTAAATCAACTCTGCTTTTTAGAATATCAATGGCGGTAGCAATATCCTTCTCTTTTGCCGCTGTACTAGTTATATCAATATCGATAATTAAACCTCCGCTATTCTCAACGGTTTTTGGTTTACAGGAGATAAGAACAATTATCAGTAAAAATCCTAAAAACTTTTTCATGTGTTTATATTTTAATGTGTTATACTGGAATAATATTATAATTAAAAAGTTAATCAAGTTTATCAAATATTATCTCTTGTGTTCCGTGCTTCCAAATATCATCGCCAAGCTTTTTAAGTAGATCGATGTCCTCATCGAACACTTTGGCAAATATATTACAGCAATCGAGCCCTTTGCCTTCGCCGTAGTATATTCCCATGCAATTTGATGTTTTAGCCCTTTTTGGATTTAACGGACCGTATACAACCTCGCCAGGTTGGGTGAATACGGAGGCGTTTTCCTGAATAATGTCGAGCTGTGGTGCGCCATCAATCCATATTTCTTGACCAGAGACCCTAGCATGGTAAAAGTTACGGGTAAAAGGTAGCAACATTGCGAATGCGTTGGATGTTATGGGAGCATCATCAATATAATATTTGAAGCGAATAATGATGTTGTCGCAAGTTTTAATTGTAAATCCTTTCATGGTTTTAGCCAGTTTTAGCTAGGATCAACACTAGCAATTTGCACGACTAAGGTATTAAAAAGATATAATTTTACAAGGGGGGTTGGGAGTGTGTTGCTGTACTACTGTGTTGCTGTTGTGCTGTGAGGCGGTGTTGTGGTAAGGCTGTTGACAGGGGGTATTAAAGACATTTAGTGCGAATTGGAGATATATAATAAACCAATTTTCGCTATGCTTGTTTGTGCTATATGTGTTTATTATAGACGTTACTAAATTAGAAGTTGTAGACTCTTTTGGATTATCTACAACTTCGATTTGGTATTATTAGATGATGC
Proteins encoded in this region:
- a CDS encoding VOC family protein; protein product: MKNQITPCLWFDIQAEEAANFYTSIFKNSKIEDISRYGKEGFETHGMKEGTVLTVAFQINGQPFTALNGGPIFKFTEAVSFQVFCDTQEEIDNYWDKLTDGGEESQCGWLKDKFGVSWQIVPTILPELMSDPARAGRVTNAFMQMRKFDIEKIINA
- a CDS encoding polyketide cyclase; translated protein: MESIEKTVITVWTIVNAPIEIVWENWTTPDDIIKWNNASDDWHSPQAENDLRVGGKFSYRMEAKDGSVGFDLWGIYDKVVINSQIDYTLGDGRKVKVIFGDLGGKTEVVETFEPETENPTELQRSGWQAILDNFKKYTETH
- a CDS encoding VOC family protein encodes the protein MARVNTYLNFPRNTEEAFNFYKSVFGGEFSGGGVARFSDIPVSEGMPPLADEDKNLIMHIELPLIGGHVLMGTDAPESMGFNVNFGNNVYISLEPDTKAETKKLFDALSAGGKITMELQVMFWGAYYGSCTDKFGVQWMFNCVEK
- a CDS encoding DUF1697 domain-containing protein — its product is MIKNHYLALLRGINVGGNNIIKMADLKACFESMGFTDVVTYIQSGNVLFKSDESDQIKLSKMIEKVLSDTFSYKSMIVLVHSNLLENAVKKAPNGFGTLPEEYRYDVVFLKEPLTPDEALKSIKAREGIDNVYSGNGVLYFSRLISKAGQSYLTKVISLPVYKSMTIRNWNTTTKLLELVNK
- a CDS encoding DUF3830 family protein: MKGFTIKTCDNIIIRFKYYIDDAPITSNAFAMLLPFTRNFYHARVSGQEIWIDGAPQLDIIQENASVFTQPGEVVYGPLNPKRAKTSNCMGIYYGEGKGLDCCNIFAKVFDEDIDLLKKLGDDIWKHGTQEIIFDKLD